A region of the Candidatus Methylomirabilota bacterium genome:
TCGGGCCGTTCGCCGCCGGGGCCCAGCAGACAGGTCAGATGCGGCGAATCGGAGTGCTGATGGGGCTTCCCGAGGATCCGTGGTCGGAGGCTCGCCTGGCGGCGTTTCGCAAGGGGCTCAAGACGCTCGGGTGGGAGGAGGGCCGCAACATTCGCCTCGATGTTCGCTGGGCGACGACGTCCGACGCGCCATCGATGGAAAGACTCGCGCGGGAGCTCGTCGCCCTGCAGCCCGATGTCCTGTTGTCACACAACACACCCACTACGTCGACGCTGCTGCGACACACGCGCGCGATTCCCATCGTTTGCGCGGTCGTCTCGGATCCGGTAGGCACCGGGTTCGTCTCGAGCTTTCCCCGGCCAGGCCGCAACGTCACCGGGTTCACCAACATCGAGCCGACGATGGCGGGCAAGTGGCCGGAGCTGCTCACGCCGGCGCGTGACCATCAACGAGATGTTTACCGAGGAGTGCGTATTCTACGAGCCCAAGGGCGCCCACCGTGGCCGCGACGACATTGATCGCGTCGCGGCAGCGATCAAGGCGACTCATCCTGACTTTCGCTGCCGTGTATCTCTTCTTCGACAAGCTACCCTGAGCTACCGCTGATGCGCTAGGCATACCGGTGGGCTAAGGCAATCATGAGTCCGGAAGAGCGTTGGCAGCTGAGTGGGAACGCGGCCGAGTTCTACGAGCGGTACGTGAGGCTCATCATGGAGCCGTGGGTACACTGTCTCGTCGAGGTGGCGGCGCTTCAGCCGGCTGAGCACGTTCTCGACGTGGCCTGCGGGACGGGCTTTGTCGCGCGCTTCGCCGCCCAGCGTGTGGGGGCGGAAGGTCGGGTCGTCGGTGTCGATCTCAACGCAAGCATGATCGAGGCGGCCCGCGCGGCATCAGGTCGTGACCCGGAGACGACGATCGAATGGCGAATCGGCGATGCCGCGACCTTACCGTTCGAGAACCGAGCCTTCGATGTCGTCCTCTGCCAGCAGGGCGTGCAGTTCTTCCCTGATCGGGTCCGGACCCTCCAGGAAATGCGTCGAGTTCTGCGCCCAGGCGGTCGGTTGGCCTTCACGGTGTGGGGCGCCATCGAGAACACGCCCTACTTCGCGGTTCTCGCCGATGCGCTGACACGACACGTAAGCGCCGAGGCGGGATCTATGGTGCGAGCACCCTGCGCGCTCCATGACCATGTGGCGCTGCACGGCCTCGTGGCATCGGCCGGCTTTCGGAATGTGGACGTGCGTCCCACCATCAAGACGATGAAGCTCCCATTGCCGGCGGAGTTCGTCCCCAGCCATCTCGCCGCGCTCCCTATGGCGCAGGAGATTGCTCGGGTAGCTCCCGAACGGCGCGCTGCCCTTCTCGAAGATATGACGCATGCGCTCAGCGTCTATCGGGACCGCGAGCAGTTGACATGTCCCGCGGCTGCTCATGTCGTCACGGCGAATGCCTAGCTTCCCGCGGGCGGAGCTGCTGTCGGCGGCGTGAAGTTAGCCCGTGGGCCTACACGCCCGTAGCGCCATCCTCACCGCGTCTCGCGCGCCCTTGCCTCGTGCCCGCGGGCTGATGATGGGCAGGCCGAGGCCGGCCGCGCGGTATTCCTCGATGCGGGCACGGCATTCACCCGGCGTGCCGACCAGGCCGACGGCCGCGGCCATGGCGTCGGGCACCGCGCGGGCGGCGCCCTCGCGGTCGCCCTTCTGCCATGCGGTCTGGATGGCGCGCGCGGCGTCGGGGAAGCCTGCCTCCGCGAGCAGGCGGTTGTAGCGCGGGAAGAAGCCCGCGTACATGGCCACCGCGGGGCGCATCTGCTCGAGGGCCTCGCGGCGATCTTCCGCGATCACGCAGGGGAGGAGCGAGGTGATGTCCACGTCCTCGGGGCGGCGGCCGGCGCGGCGGGCGCCCGTGGCCACGTGGGCGGCGGCGCGGGCCGGCGCCTCCACCGTGCTCCAGGTGAGGATGAGGCCGTTGCCTAGCTCGCCGCAGACTTCGAGCATGGGCGGGAAGAGCGCGGAGAGATAGATGGGGATCGACCGGCGCAGCGGGGTGAACCAGAAGTCGAAGCGGTCGATGCGTACCGTCTCCCCGCGATAGGACACCTCGCCGTCGCGTAGCAGCGCGCGGATGGCCTCGACGCTCTCGCGCACGCGGGGGATGGGCTTGGCGTAGGGCAGGCCGTGCTCACCCTCCACCTGCACGCGGTGGCTCGATCCGAGCCCTAGCACGAAGCGCCCGTCGGAGAGCGCGTCCACCGTGGCCGCGGCCATGGCGATGGTGGGCACGCTGCGCACGAACACGCTGCTGATGCTGGTGCCGAGGCGGATCCGCGTCGTTGCCGTCGCGCAGGCGGCGAGGATGGCGAACTGGTCGCCGCCGTGCCCTTCCGCGACCCAGGCGGATTCGTAGCCGAGCTCCTCCGCCAGACGCACGCACTCCACGATCTCGGGAGCGGTGAGCCCTCCGCTGATGGCGAGGCCGATGCGCGGGGGAGCCACCGCGCTACGCCATCTTGTAGCGCGCGATCACCGCGGGATCGGGATCGACGCCGAGACCGGGGCCCTGCGGCACCGCGAGCAGGCCGTTCGCCGCGCTGGTGGCGCCGCCGAAGAGGTCGGGCTCCAGCGTGGCGTAGATGCGCTCCACCAGCGGCTCGCGCGGCTGCGCGGCCAGGAAGTGGAGCGTGGCGAGGAGGCCGGGCCCAAAGTAGGGCGAGTGCGGCACCAGCGTGACGCCGGCGGCATCGGCGAGAATGCCCACCTCGCGGAGCGCGGTGACGCCGCCGATCTTGGTGACGCTCGGCTGCGCGTAGGTGACGGCGCCGGCGTCGAACATGTGCTTGAAGTC
Encoded here:
- a CDS encoding ABC transporter substrate binding protein, which encodes MAMSLVILVLGLFGPFAAGAQQTGQMRRIGVLMGLPEDPWSEARLAAFRKGLKTLGWEEGRNIRLDVRWATTSDAPSMERLARELVALQPDVLLSHNTPTTSTLLRHTRAIPIVCAVVSDPVGTGFVSSFPRPGRNVTGFTNIEPTMAGKWPELLTPARDHQRDVYRGVRILRAQGRPPWPRRH
- a CDS encoding LLM class flavin-dependent oxidoreductase — encoded protein: MAPPRIGLAISGGLTAPEIVECVRLAEELGYESAWVAEGHGGDQFAILAACATATTRIRLGTSISSVFVRSVPTIAMAAATVDALSDGRFVLGLGSSHRVQVEGEHGLPYAKPIPRVRESVEAIRALLRDGEVSYRGETVRIDRFDFWFTPLRRSIPIYLSALFPPMLEVCGELGNGLILTWSTVEAPARAAAHVATGARRAGRRPEDVDITSLLPCVIAEDRREALEQMRPAVAMYAGFFPRYNRLLAEAGFPDAARAIQTAWQKGDREGAARAVPDAMAAAVGLVGTPGECRARIEEYRAAGLGLPIISPRARGKGARDAVRMALRACRPTG
- a CDS encoding methyltransferase domain-containing protein; the protein is MSPEERWQLSGNAAEFYERYVRLIMEPWVHCLVEVAALQPAEHVLDVACGTGFVARFAAQRVGAEGRVVGVDLNASMIEAARAASGRDPETTIEWRIGDAATLPFENRAFDVVLCQQGVQFFPDRVRTLQEMRRVLRPGGRLAFTVWGAIENTPYFAVLADALTRHVSAEAGSMVRAPCALHDHVALHGLVASAGFRNVDVRPTIKTMKLPLPAEFVPSHLAALPMAQEIARVAPERRAALLEDMTHALSVYRDREQLTCPAAAHVVTANA